In Spirosoma pollinicola, the genomic window TAGCCGGGCTGACGGGCGTTTGTGACAAAGTCACGCAATATACTACTAAAAAAATTTGGCAAAAATCGCTTTTGTCGGAATTTAATAGTAGACGGTACTAATTGTGAAATTGGTTATAAATGTTCTTGAAATATGCCAACTTTAGTGAACCCTTTTGCCTGTTTTCTAGGGTTAAATGACTTTTATGTCACTAAGAATTGACTCTATTTGTTCCGAAAAGGTCTATTCAAAACAGATACATAAAAGAATGGAGGCAGTTATAGAATTAGTTGTCTGACTTTACCACCTTTCCGCCAATCATGACAAACTTCACTTGTTGAAGCTCTGTAATGTCAGTTAATGGATCGCCCTTTACCGCAATAATATCGGCAAGCTTTCCGGCTTCGATAGTACCCAGGTCTTTTTCTTTACCCAATAGTTCGGCGTTGACCTTGGTGCCTGCTTGTATAGCCTGCATAGGGGTCATGCCTAATTTGATAAGTTCGGCAAATTCACGGGCTGGAAACGTAGCTGGAAAACCTACATTATCGGTCCCCAATCCTATCTTGACACCTTTTCGAATAGCCAGTGAAAGCATTTTGCTCTTTGTATTTTCGTCTTTCTCGTGCTTCCCTAATTGAACGGCTTTCGCCAGTGCTTTACTGTTGAAGTATTTTTCCTGGAAGAAAAGGTCAACAGAAAGGGTTGGGATCAGATAGGTGCCGTTTTTGAGCATGAGGTCGATGCCCTCTTCGTCTATGTATGAAGCATGCTCGATGGAACGAACCCCCGCCCGAACGGCCATCTTGATGCCCTCGGTGGCGTGGGCATGAGCCATAACGGGCCTGTGTCGCCGGTTGGCTTCTTCCATTACCGCTGTCAATTCTTCCGAACTGAAATGTACATCCTGTGGATTGTCGCCAACGGTCATGAACGCGCCTGTAACCATTATTTTGATCCAGTCGCTGCCGTGCTTTATCTCTTCCCGTACGGCTTTCCGCATTTCGTCCGGCCCGTTGGCAATTAAACCGTCGGCAATGATGGGTTGCTCATAAGACGTGAAATTAATGTCGCCACCACCACCGGTCACGGAAATATAGTGTCCGGCTCCGTAAATATGTGGGCCTGTAAACAAGCCTTTGTTAATGGCATTGCGTATGTCGAACTGCGCATAAGCTACATCGGCGTCACCCGCAATTCGTAACGTTGTCCAGCCTGCCTGCAACAAGTCCTGCATGATTTTTAACCCTTCCAGAGCTTTCTGGGCCGAGGATCGCCGTAAATGATCGATCTGATAATCGTCTTTGTCGATGAACGGGTGGACGTGGGCGTCGATTAGACCGGGGAGTACGGTGAAGTCACCGAGATCAATAACGGAGGCATCTTTCGGTATAATGTCTTTACTGCCGACCGCTATAATTCGATCTGCTTCAATCACTATCGCTGCGTTTTGGACAATCTTTCCTGTACCGTCAATTAAGCGTTTACAGAGCAGAGCGGTCTTCTGTGCGAATGCGCCTGTGCTGAGACAACAGGCTATGAGAAAACGAAGACCATAGCGTTTTAACCTCATAAGCTAGTTAAGAGACAAGTATTGGGTAGAATTTAGGCAGTAGTTGAGTAAA contains:
- a CDS encoding metal-dependent hydrolase family protein translates to MRLKRYGLRFLIACCLSTGAFAQKTALLCKRLIDGTGKIVQNAAIVIEADRIIAVGSKDIIPKDASVIDLGDFTVLPGLIDAHVHPFIDKDDYQIDHLRRSSAQKALEGLKIMQDLLQAGWTTLRIAGDADVAYAQFDIRNAINKGLFTGPHIYGAGHYISVTGGGGDINFTSYEQPIIADGLIANGPDEMRKAVREEIKHGSDWIKIMVTGAFMTVGDNPQDVHFSSEELTAVMEEANRRHRPVMAHAHATEGIKMAVRAGVRSIEHASYIDEEGIDLMLKNGTYLIPTLSVDLFFQEKYFNSKALAKAVQLGKHEKDENTKSKMLSLAIRKGVKIGLGTDNVGFPATFPAREFAELIKLGMTPMQAIQAGTKVNAELLGKEKDLGTIEAGKLADIIAVKGDPLTDITELQQVKFVMIGGKVVKSDN